A stretch of the Deinococcus sp. Leaf326 genome encodes the following:
- a CDS encoding sulfite exporter TauE/SafE family protein — protein MISAATLAVLAIGLVAGVLGAILGLGGGVVVVPALEFVLPHFGRDISIAQAVAISQIGVLAVGLSGAASYLRQGLVRARTGYLLSPYTIVGGAAGSFLGLVLPARVVATVFAALLLYSAYNLLRGLKRVDAEREPSRLVPPAMTFAGVMSGLLGIGGGTVQVPVLNLMAGVPIRQAIATSTFIMGLTAVGNALVYQAGGLLDLPLAGAVALGVLIGARAGAGLQSRIPAAQLKLFFSLLLIFTALQLLWKYWVHL, from the coding sequence TTGATTTCGGCGGCGACGCTCGCGGTGCTCGCCATTGGCCTCGTCGCCGGGGTTCTGGGCGCCATCCTGGGTCTGGGGGGCGGCGTGGTGGTCGTGCCCGCCCTGGAGTTCGTGCTGCCGCATTTCGGGCGCGACATCTCGATTGCCCAGGCGGTCGCCATCAGCCAGATCGGGGTGCTGGCGGTCGGCCTGAGCGGCGCAGCCAGCTACCTGCGTCAGGGGCTCGTGCGCGCCCGGACCGGGTATCTGCTCTCGCCCTATACCATCGTCGGCGGGGCGGCGGGCAGCTTCCTGGGGCTGGTGCTGCCGGCGCGCGTGGTGGCGACCGTGTTTGCGGCCCTCCTGCTGTACTCGGCCTACAACCTGCTGCGCGGCCTGAAACGGGTAGACGCCGAGCGAGAGCCCTCGCGGCTGGTGCCCCCGGCCATGACCTTCGCGGGGGTCATGAGCGGCCTGCTGGGCATCGGCGGGGGCACGGTGCAGGTGCCGGTCCTGAACCTCATGGCGGGTGTGCCCATCCGGCAGGCCATCGCCACCTCAACCTTCATCATGGGCCTGACTGCGGTGGGCAACGCACTCGTGTACCAGGCGGGTGGCCTGCTGGACCTGCCACTGGCCGGGGCCGTGGCCCTGGGGGTCCTGATCGGTGCGCGTGCGGGCGCCGGACTACAGAGCCGCATTCCCGCCGCACAGCTCAAGCTGTTTTTCAGCCTGCTGCTCATCTTCACGGCCCTGCAACTGCTGTGGAAGTACTGGGTGCACCTGTGA
- a CDS encoding 3-hydroxyacyl-CoA dehydrogenase/enoyl-CoA hydratase family protein, with protein sequence MKLQPHRIQQAAVIGAGVMGAAIAAQLANAGIPVTLLDIVLPDNPDRNFLAKQGIARALKARPAAFMDPARAALITPGNLEDDLKKLKDADWVVEAIIEKLEAKRDLWARVEPVVKKTAIISSNSSGIPMHLQIEGRSEDFQRRFVGAHFFNPPRYLHLLEVIPTPKTDPEIVRAFSSFAESTLGKGIVVANDVPGFVANRIGVYGIVRAMQHMEKAGLTQDEVDQLTGPALGRAKSATFRTADLSGLDIIYHVANDLGRVTPPDEDFTLTDTFRTLVEEKKFLGDKTGSGFYKKTRDEKGKTKILSLNLETLEYEDRGKVKVAAVEAVKGRPLAERVRALYTAEGKEGDFLRGVMNDGFWYAAKMAGNVSGRLQDIDNALKWGFGWEQGPFETMDTLGVQTVIANLEAEGRELPPLLAAMKASGKDAFYVGDETVTPAGEPTPYAAPYFILTDLKKDATKVVKKRAGASIVDLGDGVLLVEWHAKMNALGEDQLRAVQDAHKLVQSMGYAGLVVGNQGENFSAGANLPLILSQAQAEEWDELDDAIKQFQTATTSMRFSPHPCVVAPFGLALGGGCEFSIHADRVVASAETYMGLVEVGVGLIPGGGGTKEMLLRFTDMQQPGQQLGMALLPAVQRAFELIGTAKVSTSALEARKLGFLRDHDTVVMNKNHVLEEAKRAVLDLAPDYVQPVMRQDIPVMGDAAIAAVKSVLYGMKEGGYISPYDNEVSLQLARVLSGGTGNNRAAKVSEGHLLDLEREAFLTLLGKKGTQQRIEHMLKTGKPLRN encoded by the coding sequence ATGAAGCTTCAACCCCACCGCATCCAGCAGGCGGCCGTGATCGGCGCCGGTGTCATGGGCGCCGCCATCGCCGCGCAGCTCGCCAACGCCGGTATTCCCGTCACCCTTCTCGACATCGTGTTGCCGGACAATCCCGACCGCAACTTCCTGGCCAAGCAGGGAATCGCGCGTGCCCTCAAGGCCCGGCCCGCCGCCTTCATGGACCCCGCGCGCGCGGCCCTGATCACGCCGGGCAACCTCGAGGACGACCTCAAAAAACTCAAGGACGCCGACTGGGTCGTCGAGGCGATCATCGAGAAACTGGAGGCCAAGCGCGACCTGTGGGCCAGGGTCGAGCCGGTCGTCAAGAAGACGGCCATCATCTCCAGCAACTCGTCGGGCATTCCGATGCACCTTCAGATCGAGGGCCGCTCGGAGGACTTCCAGCGGCGGTTCGTGGGCGCGCACTTCTTCAACCCGCCGCGCTACCTGCACCTCCTCGAAGTCATCCCGACGCCCAAGACCGACCCCGAAATCGTGCGGGCCTTCAGCTCGTTTGCCGAATCCACGCTGGGCAAGGGCATCGTCGTCGCCAACGACGTGCCGGGCTTCGTCGCCAACCGCATCGGCGTGTACGGCATCGTGCGGGCCATGCAGCACATGGAAAAGGCTGGGCTGACCCAGGACGAGGTGGACCAGCTCACCGGTCCCGCGCTGGGCCGCGCCAAGAGTGCGACCTTCCGCACCGCCGACCTGTCGGGGCTGGACATCATCTACCACGTCGCCAACGACCTTGGCCGCGTCACGCCTCCCGACGAGGACTTCACGCTCACCGACACGTTCAGGACGCTGGTCGAAGAGAAGAAGTTCCTGGGGGACAAGACCGGCAGCGGGTTCTACAAGAAGACCAGAGACGAGAAAGGCAAGACCAAGATTTTGTCATTGAACTTAGAGACCCTGGAGTACGAAGACCGGGGCAAGGTGAAGGTGGCGGCCGTCGAGGCCGTCAAGGGACGGCCCCTGGCCGAACGTGTGCGGGCGCTGTACACGGCCGAGGGCAAGGAAGGCGACTTCCTGCGCGGCGTGATGAACGACGGGTTCTGGTACGCCGCCAAGATGGCCGGTAACGTCAGCGGCCGCCTTCAGGACATCGACAACGCCCTGAAGTGGGGCTTCGGCTGGGAGCAGGGGCCGTTCGAGACGATGGATACCCTGGGCGTCCAGACCGTCATCGCCAACCTGGAAGCCGAGGGCCGCGAGCTGCCGCCCCTGCTGGCCGCCATGAAGGCCAGTGGCAAGGACGCTTTCTACGTGGGTGACGAGACCGTGACCCCGGCGGGCGAGCCGACCCCCTACGCCGCGCCGTATTTCATCCTGACCGACCTGAAGAAGGACGCGACCAAGGTCGTGAAGAAGCGCGCCGGGGCCAGCATCGTGGACCTCGGTGACGGGGTGCTGCTCGTCGAATGGCACGCCAAGATGAACGCGCTGGGCGAGGACCAGCTTCGCGCGGTGCAGGACGCCCACAAGCTCGTGCAGAGCATGGGCTACGCCGGGCTGGTCGTGGGCAACCAGGGCGAGAACTTCAGCGCGGGTGCCAACCTCCCCCTGATCCTGTCGCAGGCCCAGGCCGAGGAATGGGACGAGCTCGACGACGCCATCAAGCAGTTCCAGACGGCCACCACCTCCATGCGCTTCTCGCCGCACCCCTGTGTGGTGGCGCCCTTCGGTCTCGCGCTGGGCGGCGGCTGCGAGTTCAGCATCCACGCCGACCGCGTGGTGGCGAGTGCCGAGACGTACATGGGCCTCGTCGAAGTGGGTGTCGGCCTGATTCCCGGGGGCGGCGGCACCAAGGAAATGCTGCTGCGCTTCACCGACATGCAGCAGCCTGGGCAACAGCTCGGTATGGCCCTGCTGCCCGCCGTGCAGCGCGCGTTCGAGCTGATCGGCACCGCCAAGGTCAGCACCTCGGCCCTGGAGGCCCGCAAGCTCGGCTTCCTGCGCGACCACGACACGGTCGTGATGAACAAGAACCACGTGCTCGAAGAAGCCAAGCGCGCCGTGTTGGACCTCGCGCCCGACTACGTGCAGCCCGTGATGCGCCAGGACATCCCCGTGATGGGCGACGCCGCGATCGCTGCCGTCAAGAGCGTGCTGTACGGCATGAAGGAGGGCGGCTACATCTCGCCCTACGACAATGAGGTCAGCCTGCAGCTCGCCCGCGTGCTGTCGGGCGGCACCGGCAACAACCGCGCCGCGAAGGTCAGCGAAGGGCACCTGCTCGACCTGGAACGCGAGGCCTTCCTGACCCTGCTGGGCAAGAAGGGCACGCAGCAGCGCATCGAGCACATGCTCAAGACCGGCAAGCCGCTGCGCAACTGA
- a CDS encoding S9 family peptidase, whose amino-acid sequence MPRTLSLLSRLRAVPPRRLAGWAALGYVGAVLLGALLGAEITLRSKTRRIKGEFVPVGRRGGDVFLPATPETLSRGVIGIVPLRPNRGHALLGPPQLLGTLVRRRILEERGVVPNGSVAWASTFVYNGTPAQLGIPFQNVNVPTGVGEMPAWHIPPASGSGERDAVAIVIHGHGGQRAQALRMLPALRRGGVGSLFVTFRNAYGAPRVGQGFHSLGDQEADDVLAALDWARAAGYKRAVLYGFSMGGNIALCVAQRPERSTLPLAGVLLDCPVLDWRDVIRANGQRFGIPGFMAAHIGRFVQWLVTRRSGQDFDLVDQLRAAPRFTLPMLLWHGTRDRTVPVEQADAFAAARPDLVEYHRVEGAKHIRCWNLGPQEYDAQLETFIRRVLPGVDSQGEPHA is encoded by the coding sequence ATGCCCAGAACGCTGTCCCTGCTCTCCCGCCTGCGCGCCGTGCCCCCGCGCCGCCTTGCGGGCTGGGCCGCGCTGGGCTACGTGGGGGCGGTGCTCCTGGGGGCGCTGCTGGGCGCCGAGATCACCCTGCGCTCGAAGACCCGGCGCATCAAAGGCGAGTTCGTGCCGGTAGGACGTCGGGGCGGCGACGTGTTTTTGCCCGCCACCCCCGAGACACTTTCGCGTGGGGTCATCGGGATCGTGCCCCTGCGGCCCAACCGGGGCCACGCGCTGCTGGGGCCGCCGCAGCTTCTGGGCACGCTGGTGCGCCGCCGCATCCTGGAGGAGCGGGGGGTCGTGCCGAACGGTTCGGTGGCCTGGGCTTCGACCTTCGTGTACAACGGTACGCCCGCGCAGCTCGGCATTCCCTTCCAGAACGTCAATGTGCCGACCGGGGTGGGCGAGATGCCCGCGTGGCACATCCCCCCGGCCAGCGGCAGCGGTGAGCGCGACGCCGTTGCCATCGTCATTCACGGACACGGCGGACAGCGGGCGCAGGCCCTGCGGATGCTGCCCGCGCTGAGGCGGGGTGGGGTGGGCTCGCTGTTCGTGACCTTCCGCAACGCCTACGGTGCGCCGCGGGTGGGCCAGGGTTTTCACAGCCTGGGCGACCAGGAGGCCGACGACGTGCTCGCGGCGCTGGACTGGGCGCGGGCGGCCGGCTACAAGCGGGCAGTGCTGTACGGTTTCTCGATGGGGGGCAATATTGCCCTGTGCGTGGCCCAGCGCCCCGAGCGTTCGACACTGCCCTTGGCAGGCGTGCTGCTCGACTGCCCCGTGCTTGACTGGCGCGACGTGATCCGTGCCAACGGCCAGCGCTTCGGTATTCCGGGCTTCATGGCCGCGCACATCGGGCGCTTCGTGCAGTGGCTGGTCACGCGCCGCAGTGGTCAGGATTTTGATCTGGTGGACCAGTTGCGCGCCGCGCCGCGTTTTACCCTGCCCATGCTGCTGTGGCACGGCACCCGCGACCGCACGGTGCCGGTAGAGCAGGCCGACGCCTTCGCTGCCGCGCGCCCCGACCTCGTGGAGTACCACCGGGTGGAGGGAGCCAAGCACATCCGCTGCTGGAACCTCGGGCCTCAGGAGTACGACGCTCAACTCGAAACCTTCATTCGCCGGGTCCTGCCCGGTGTGGACAGTCAAGGAGAACCACATGCGTGA
- a CDS encoding thiolase family protein, whose product MRDAVIVSAVRTPVGRGVKGTLANTRPDDLAALVLNEAVRRAGIDAAEVEDVYLGCAIPEAEQGLNVARMAALRAGMPDSVGGVTVNRFCSSGLQTIAMAAAAIQTGQADVMLAGGVESMSMVPMSGHNPSPNPELVDERPGAYIGMGLTAENVAAKYGVSRADQDAFALRSHQRAAAAQDAGRFDDEIIAVPVRVDKLRGTKLKSETLSFDKDELIRRDANLEDMAKVRPAFKQGGSVSAANSSPFSDGAAAVLLMSAEKAEELGAKPIAKFLGFAVAGVEPELMGIGPVKAVPKVLKQVGLTLDDIDLIELNEAFAAQSLAVARELGLDQEKMNVNGGAIALGHPLGCSGAKLATSAIYELRRRGGGKALITMCIGGGMGAAGVIEVYGEEQAAD is encoded by the coding sequence ATGCGTGACGCCGTTATCGTTTCCGCCGTTCGGACCCCGGTCGGCCGGGGTGTGAAGGGCACCCTCGCCAATACCCGCCCCGACGATCTCGCCGCCCTCGTGTTGAACGAGGCCGTGCGCCGCGCCGGCATCGACGCCGCCGAGGTCGAGGACGTCTACCTGGGCTGCGCGATTCCCGAGGCCGAACAGGGCCTGAACGTGGCCCGTATGGCTGCGCTGCGCGCCGGAATGCCCGACTCGGTGGGCGGCGTGACCGTCAACCGCTTCTGCTCCAGCGGCCTGCAGACCATCGCCATGGCGGCGGCCGCCATCCAGACCGGGCAGGCCGACGTGATGCTCGCGGGCGGCGTCGAGAGCATGAGCATGGTGCCCATGAGCGGCCACAACCCCAGCCCCAACCCCGAACTGGTCGACGAGCGCCCCGGCGCCTATATCGGCATGGGCCTGACGGCCGAGAACGTGGCCGCCAAGTACGGCGTCAGCCGCGCCGATCAGGACGCCTTCGCGCTGCGCAGCCACCAGAGGGCCGCCGCCGCGCAGGACGCGGGCCGCTTCGACGACGAGATCATCGCCGTGCCGGTGCGTGTGGACAAGCTGCGCGGCACCAAGCTCAAGTCCGAGACCCTCAGCTTCGACAAGGACGAACTCATCCGCCGCGACGCCAACCTGGAAGACATGGCGAAGGTGCGCCCGGCCTTCAAGCAGGGCGGCAGCGTGAGCGCAGCCAACTCCAGCCCCTTTTCCGACGGCGCGGCGGCCGTCCTGCTCATGAGCGCCGAGAAGGCGGAGGAACTGGGCGCCAAGCCCATCGCCAAGTTCCTGGGCTTCGCGGTGGCGGGCGTAGAACCCGAGCTGATGGGGATCGGGCCGGTCAAGGCCGTGCCCAAGGTGCTCAAGCAGGTGGGCCTGACACTGGACGACATCGACCTGATCGAGCTGAACGAGGCCTTCGCGGCCCAGAGCCTCGCCGTGGCGCGTGAGTTGGGCCTCGACCAGGAGAAGATGAACGTGAACGGCGGCGCCATCGCGTTGGGGCACCCGCTGGGGTGTTCGGGCGCCAAGCTGGCGACTTCCGCGATCTACGAACTGCGGCGCCGGGGCGGCGGCAAGGCGCTGATCACCATGTGCATTGGCGGCGGCATGGGCGCGGCCGGGGTCATCGAGGTCTACGGCGAGGAGCAGGCCGCCGACTGA
- a CDS encoding 23S rRNA (cytosine(2499)-C(5))-methyltransferase, with product MSGVSTPSLPRLRLRVAPAAEAHIRAGHPWVYESSVRDQNRPGEAGELAVIYDRRDRFLAIGLYDPASPLRVRVLHAGLPVTLDPAWWAHRLDTPLQRRAPLFAPDTDGYRLINGESDGWPGLVLDRYADTLVVKLYTAAWFPHLALVLELLTARFPGLRVVARLSRNIQDAAATLGLHDGQTLLGRAPAGPVVFHESGLAFEADVVQGQKTGFFLDQRENRRRVEGFSSGRRVLNAFSFTGGFSLYAARGGAREVVSLDISAHALDGARRNFALNPRLTTPHETVQADVFDWLRDTRREFDLIVLDPPSLARRESEREGAIRAYGKLAADGVARLSRGGVLVSASCSAHVSADEFFGAVRTAVRRTGRTAKELRTSRHAPDHHAAFPEAEYLKAIFLQVD from the coding sequence ATGTCTGGTGTTTCCACTCCCTCCTTGCCCCGCCTGCGCCTGCGCGTGGCCCCCGCTGCCGAGGCCCACATCCGCGCCGGGCATCCCTGGGTCTACGAGTCGAGTGTGCGTGACCAGAACCGCCCCGGCGAGGCCGGTGAACTGGCCGTGATCTACGACCGCCGCGACCGCTTTCTGGCCATCGGGCTGTACGACCCGGCCTCGCCGCTGCGGGTGCGGGTGCTGCACGCCGGGCTGCCCGTCACGCTCGACCCGGCGTGGTGGGCGCACCGCCTGGACACGCCCCTGCAGCGCCGGGCGCCGCTGTTCGCTCCCGACACCGATGGCTACCGCCTCATCAACGGCGAGTCGGACGGCTGGCCGGGGCTGGTGCTTGACCGCTACGCCGACACGCTGGTCGTCAAGCTCTACACGGCCGCGTGGTTTCCGCACCTCGCGTTGGTGCTCGAACTGCTCACGGCGCGCTTTCCGGGGCTCCGGGTGGTCGCCCGCCTGAGCCGCAACATCCAGGACGCGGCCGCGACACTCGGCCTGCACGACGGCCAGACCCTGCTGGGCCGCGCGCCCGCCGGGCCGGTCGTGTTTCACGAGTCGGGGCTGGCCTTCGAGGCCGATGTGGTGCAGGGGCAGAAGACGGGGTTTTTCCTCGATCAGCGCGAGAACCGTCGCCGGGTCGAAGGGTTCTCTTCGGGGCGGCGGGTGCTCAATGCCTTTTCCTTTACAGGCGGCTTTTCGCTGTACGCCGCGCGGGGCGGCGCGCGCGAGGTGGTCAGCCTCGACATCAGCGCGCACGCCCTGGACGGCGCCCGGCGCAATTTCGCCCTCAATCCGCGCCTCACGACTCCGCACGAGACGGTGCAGGCCGACGTGTTCGACTGGCTGCGCGACACCCGGCGCGAGTTCGATCTCATCGTCCTCGACCCGCCGTCGCTGGCCCGCCGTGAAAGCGAGCGCGAGGGGGCCATCCGCGCCTACGGCAAGCTGGCCGCCGACGGGGTCGCCCGACTGAGCCGGGGCGGCGTGCTCGTCAGTGCCTCGTGCAGCGCGCACGTCAGTGCCGACGAATTCTTCGGGGCTGTGCGCACCGCCGTGCGCCGCACCGGCCGCACGGCGAAGGAGCTGCGGACCAGCCGCCACGCCCCCGACCATCACGCGGCCTTTCCCGAGGCCGAGTACCTCAAGGCGATCTTCCTGCAGGTGGACTAG
- the dinB gene encoding DNA polymerase IV: MTRKIIHVDMDAFYASVEQRDDPALRGVPLAVAWGGKRSVVLTASYEARPFGVRSAMPLHWALERCPGLRVVPPRFAAYRAVSAELQAIFRSYTPLVEPLSLDEAYLDVTEPLRGGPSATRIAQKIRADIRAVTGLSATAGVSVNKFLAKLASGLHKPDALTVLLPAQAQELLPTLPVAAFHGIGPATAARLAAQGIFTGADLRAASPEQLARLFGRQGEHFWRVAYGEDDRPVQPERPHQSIGAETTFADDLSTPTEVVRALADLAPAVESRLHAAGLAGRTVILKLRFADRAVLTRRLTLTYPVQAASELHACAARLVTPGLIAGRAVRLVGLTAAGLGPPLAAPPGLFGE; this comes from the coding sequence ATGACCCGCAAGATTATCCATGTCGACATGGACGCCTTCTACGCCTCGGTCGAGCAGCGTGACGACCCAGCGCTGCGGGGTGTGCCGCTGGCGGTGGCGTGGGGCGGCAAGCGCAGCGTGGTCCTGACCGCGAGCTACGAGGCGCGGCCCTTCGGCGTGCGCAGCGCCATGCCCCTGCACTGGGCGCTGGAACGCTGTCCGGGCCTGCGGGTCGTGCCGCCGCGCTTCGCGGCCTACCGCGCGGTGAGCGCCGAGCTTCAGGCCATCTTCCGGTCGTACACGCCGCTTGTCGAGCCGCTCTCGCTCGACGAGGCGTACCTGGACGTGACCGAGCCGCTGCGGGGTGGCCCCAGCGCGACCCGCATTGCCCAGAAGATCCGCGCCGACATCCGGGCGGTGACGGGCCTGAGTGCCACCGCCGGGGTCAGCGTGAACAAGTTCCTGGCCAAGCTCGCCAGCGGCCTGCACAAACCCGACGCCCTGACGGTACTGCTGCCCGCCCAGGCGCAGGAGCTGCTGCCCACGCTGCCGGTGGCGGCCTTTCACGGGATCGGTCCGGCGACGGCCGCGCGGCTGGCTGCCCAGGGCATCTTCACCGGGGCCGACCTGCGCGCCGCCTCGCCGGAGCAGCTCGCGCGGCTGTTTGGCCGGCAGGGCGAGCACTTCTGGCGCGTCGCCTACGGCGAGGACGACCGGCCCGTGCAGCCCGAGCGGCCGCATCAGAGCATCGGCGCCGAGACCACCTTCGCCGACGACCTGTCCACGCCCACCGAGGTCGTGCGCGCCCTGGCGGACCTGGCGCCTGCCGTCGAGAGCCGCCTGCACGCAGCGGGGCTGGCAGGCCGCACCGTGATTCTCAAGCTGCGCTTCGCCGACCGCGCCGTCCTGACCCGCCGCCTCACGCTGACGTATCCGGTGCAGGCCGCCTCCGAGCTCCACGCCTGCGCCGCGCGGCTTGTCACGCCGGGGCTCATCGCGGGGCGCGCCGTGCGGCTCGTGGGCCTGACCGCCGCCGGTCTGGGGCCGCCCCTCGCGGCGCCGCCGGGATTGTTCGGCGAGTAG
- a CDS encoding DUF2721 domain-containing protein, with protein MADPVFSVLTAMITPAVLISGAGTLLLSTSNRLGRSTDRVRTLTARFKLLMGPQGQSEPLAAEEKRLILEQLPRLTRRTRYLHRAMQAFYLSVALLVGTSILIGTQGLSDLNTGPLPVILSVVGASMLAYGALLLSFESTLSSQTTRREMRFLEELGGYYAEQVRQGNRPDSA; from the coding sequence ATGGCCGACCCTGTTTTCAGCGTCCTGACGGCGATGATCACGCCGGCCGTCCTCATCAGCGGGGCGGGCACGCTGCTCCTGAGCACCAGCAACCGCCTGGGCCGCAGCACCGACCGCGTGCGGACCCTCACCGCCCGCTTCAAACTCCTGATGGGGCCGCAGGGCCAGTCTGAACCCCTGGCCGCCGAGGAAAAACGCCTGATTCTCGAACAGCTGCCGCGCCTGACCCGCCGCACGCGCTACCTGCACCGCGCCATGCAGGCCTTCTATCTGTCAGTGGCGCTGCTCGTCGGTACGAGCATCCTCATCGGCACGCAGGGCCTGAGTGACCTGAACACCGGCCCCCTGCCCGTGATTCTGTCGGTCGTGGGCGCCTCGATGCTCGCCTACGGGGCGCTGCTCCTGAGTTTCGAATCCACCCTGAGCAGCCAGACCACGCGCCGCGAGATGCGGTTTCTGGAGGAACTCGGGGGCTACTACGCCGAGCAGGTCCGGCAGGGAAACCGGCCGGATTCCGCCTGA
- a CDS encoding AI-2E family transporter: protein MNAKPLPPNRTVPQYLALLWNKPYIRLPFYLALLWLAWILLGRMSNVVAVIGMAYGLSYLVNPLLSWLEKRGLGRPWGTLLLVLLFLGIMGVLFWTLASQISAFISGLPVLLNRLPSLLEKAFKDHSEVPGIAQMQTRLTEYVRNQVGEINSNVGPILAGALNPNSDIFSRVGSFLGWLGQGVIVLTLGVFFMLDHTRPGRMLLGLLPRHWQPTAKRLSDDVSRSFGTYLRGQLLTSLATAVVAALGLLVLNVPNALALGLLTGLLNLVPAVGMVLAAVPVILQALPQGTTTILLVCGLYFILNQLAWNVIAPTIMGRTSTLKPAGILVAVLTGATLAGFLGAFLAIPAALLLQLWVSRYWLGSPAQRGAPPAPTEPDHFWPADEPPDDSLVTAGKGDQDSPQSPGAAAPGKQDHSAHPATAQTDHGAPSQNSQNG from the coding sequence GTGAACGCCAAGCCCCTCCCTCCCAACCGCACCGTGCCGCAGTACCTGGCCCTGCTGTGGAACAAACCCTACATCCGCCTGCCGTTCTATCTGGCGCTGCTGTGGCTGGCCTGGATACTGCTCGGCCGCATGTCCAACGTGGTCGCCGTGATCGGCATGGCCTACGGGCTGTCGTATCTCGTCAACCCGCTCCTGAGCTGGCTGGAAAAACGTGGTCTCGGGCGGCCCTGGGGCACCCTGCTGCTCGTGCTGCTGTTCCTAGGGATCATGGGCGTGCTGTTCTGGACCCTGGCTTCGCAGATTAGCGCCTTCATCTCGGGGCTGCCGGTGCTGCTCAACCGCCTGCCCTCGCTGCTCGAAAAGGCCTTCAAGGACCACAGCGAGGTGCCCGGCATCGCCCAGATGCAGACCCGCCTCACCGAGTACGTCCGCAATCAGGTGGGCGAGATCAACAGCAACGTCGGCCCGATCCTGGCGGGAGCGCTCAACCCCAACTCCGACATCTTCAGCCGGGTGGGGAGTTTCCTGGGCTGGCTGGGTCAGGGCGTGATCGTCCTGACGCTGGGCGTGTTCTTCATGCTCGACCACACGCGACCGGGGCGCATGCTGCTGGGGCTGCTGCCGCGTCACTGGCAGCCCACCGCCAAGAGACTCTCGGACGACGTGAGCCGCTCCTTCGGCACCTATCTGCGCGGGCAACTGCTCACCTCGCTGGCGACGGCGGTCGTGGCCGCGCTGGGGCTACTCGTGCTCAACGTGCCCAACGCGCTGGCGCTCGGCCTCCTCACCGGTCTGCTCAACCTCGTCCCGGCGGTGGGGATGGTGCTCGCGGCCGTGCCGGTCATCCTCCAGGCGCTGCCGCAGGGCACCACGACCATCCTGCTCGTCTGCGGGTTGTACTTCATCCTCAACCAGCTCGCCTGGAACGTCATCGCCCCGACCATCATGGGCCGGACCTCGACCCTCAAGCCCGCCGGGATTCTGGTCGCGGTCCTGACCGGCGCCACGCTGGCGGGCTTTCTGGGCGCATTCCTGGCGATTCCGGCGGCGCTGCTGCTGCAACTGTGGGTCTCGCGCTACTGGCTGGGCAGTCCCGCCCAGCGCGGCGCGCCGCCTGCCCCCACGGAGCCGGACCACTTCTGGCCGGCGGACGAACCCCCGGACGACAGCCTCGTAACAGCCGGGAAGGGCGATCAAGACAGCCCCCAGTCTCCGGGAGCGGCGGCACCGGGCAAGCAGGACCACTCGGCGCACCCGGCCACTGCCCAGACGGACCACGGCGCGCCATCCCAGAACAGCCAGAACGGGTAG
- the rlmN gene encoding 23S rRNA (adenine(2503)-C(2))-methyltransferase RlmN: MRLLLDLHPDDYPLEGYRRRQLLDWVFGQGVGSFAAMATLPAELRAELERDYLLNPFREIETVRSTDGSVKYLFTLQDGRQMEAVYMPYLDRKTICVSTMVGCPAKCAFCATGAMGFGRNLTPGEVVGQILAVAGGEGLSSPRELRNLVFMGMGEPLLNYEHTMNAARILLHPLALGMSKRRITLSTVGLAKGIRRLAAEDDLGLKLAISLHAPDEETRQRIIPTGAANGISDIMAAAREYQAVTGRRLTFEYSMLRGVNDHPWQAALLADLLSGLVSHVNLIPMNPWDGSGFESSTEAEIQTFYDVLESRGVDVSVRRSRGKDAGAACGQLALKRPNAASGEARFGAV; encoded by the coding sequence ATGCGCCTGCTCCTCGACCTGCATCCCGACGACTACCCACTGGAGGGCTACCGGCGCCGGCAGCTTCTGGACTGGGTCTTCGGGCAGGGTGTCGGCAGCTTCGCGGCGATGGCCACCCTGCCGGCCGAACTGCGCGCCGAACTGGAGCGTGACTACCTGCTCAACCCCTTCCGGGAGATTGAGACGGTCCGCAGCACGGACGGCAGCGTGAAGTACCTATTCACGTTGCAGGATGGCCGCCAGATGGAGGCGGTCTACATGCCCTACCTCGACCGCAAGACGATCTGCGTCTCGACGATGGTGGGCTGCCCGGCCAAGTGCGCCTTCTGCGCGACCGGGGCAATGGGCTTCGGGCGCAACCTGACCCCCGGCGAGGTCGTGGGTCAGATTCTGGCGGTAGCGGGCGGCGAGGGCCTGTCGTCGCCGCGCGAACTGCGCAACCTGGTCTTCATGGGTATGGGCGAGCCGCTGCTGAACTACGAGCACACCATGAACGCCGCGCGTATCCTGCTGCACCCCCTGGCGCTGGGCATGAGCAAGCGCCGCATCACCCTGAGTACCGTGGGTCTCGCCAAGGGGATCCGGCGACTGGCGGCCGAGGATGACCTGGGCCTCAAGCTGGCGATCAGCCTGCACGCTCCCGACGAGGAGACCCGTCAGCGCATCATTCCGACCGGCGCGGCCAACGGCATCAGCGACATCATGGCGGCGGCGCGCGAGTACCAGGCCGTCACGGGCCGGCGCCTCACCTTCGAGTATTCAATGCTGCGCGGCGTGAACGACCATCCCTGGCAGGCGGCGCTGCTGGCCGACCTGCTGAGCGGGCTGGTCAGCCACGTCAACCTCATCCCCATGAACCCCTGGGACGGCAGCGGCTTCGAGAGCAGCACCGAGGCCGAGATCCAGACCTTCTACGACGTGCTGGAGTCGCGCGGCGTAGATGTGAGCGTGCGCCGGTCGCGCGGCAAGGACGCCGGGGCGGCGTGTGGACAGCTGGCCCTCAAGCGTCCCAACGCCGCCAGCGGCGAAGCGCGGTTCGGCGCGGTCTGA